Proteins found in one Miscanthus floridulus cultivar M001 chromosome 4, ASM1932011v1, whole genome shotgun sequence genomic segment:
- the LOC136552926 gene encoding transcription factor RF2b-like: MAMPPKPGDPPKPGDPPQRSPARSPNLNLPCPLPPVPGGAPAPPPPQPGAGLPPPRVGHHRRARSEVAFRFPDDLAGGGGGGFDEIGSEDDLFSTFMDMDKIAGADRDRAAETSSPPRPAKHRHSASFDGFGMGAGAGGPGGQQDGGGGLFGEAMEAKKAMSSEQLAELAAIDPKRAKRIIANRQSAARSKERKARYITELERKVQTLQIEATTLSAQLTLFQRDTTGLSAENAELKIRLQAMEQQAQLRDALNDALKQEVERLKIATGEMSKSNEQFNMGMQHVSYSPSFFQLSEQHTVQQHGNIQLPYHFQQPPPNVPSHQMLSHPNSLSDMMQQDSLGRLQGLDIGKGSMAVKSEAEVVVKSEGSSISAGESNTTF, from the exons ATGGCGATGCCGCCGAAGCCCGGCGACCCGCCGAAGCCCGGCGACCCGCCGCAGCGCTCGCCGGCGCGTAGCCCCAACCTCAACCTGCCCTGCCCGCTGCCGCCGGTCCCGGGCGGggcgcctgcgccgccgccgccgcagccgggcGCAGGGCTGCCCCCGCCGCGCGTGGGCCACCACCGCCGCGCCAGATCTGAGGTGGCCTTCCGCTTCCCGGACGACCtggccggcggcgggggcggcggcttCGACGAGATCGGCTCCGAGGACGACCTCTTCTCCACCTTCATGGACATGGACAAGATCGCCGGCGCCGACCGCGACCGCGCCGCCGAGACCTCCTCGCCGCCGCGCCCAGCCAAGCACCGCCACAGCGCCTCCTTCGACGGCTTCGGGATGggggccggcgccggcggcccgGGCGGGCAGCAGGACGGCGGCGGAGGCCTGTTCGGAGAggcgatggaggccaagaaggccATGTCTTCGGAGCAGCTCGCTGAGCTCGCTGCCATCGACCCCAAGCGCGCCAAAAG AATTATTGCAAACAGACAATCTGCAGCACGGTCAAAGGAAAGAAAAGCTCGATATATAACAGAATTGGAGCGGAAGGTTCAAACTCTTCAGATAGAGGCTACTACTCTTTCAGCGCAGCTGACACTGTTCCAG AGAGACACAACTGGACTTTCGGCAGAAAATGCTGAGCTCAAGATAAGGTTGCAGGCCATGGAGCAGCAGGCTCAACTGCGTGATG CTCTAAATGATGCACTGAAGCAGGAAGTGGAGAGGCTTAAGATAGCAACAGGTGAGATGTCGAAGTCCAACGAACAATTTAATATGGGAATGCAGCACGTCTCGTACAGCCCTTCATTCTTCCAGCTCTCGGAGCAACACACAGTTCAGCAGCATGGAAATATTCAGCTGCCGTATCATTTCCAACAGCCTCCACCGAATGTCCCGAGTCACCAGATGCTATCCCACCCCAATTCCCTCTCGGATATGATGCAGCAAGACTCGCTTGGGCGGCTCCAGGGGCTGGACATCGGAAAAGGTTCCATGGCTGTGAAGTCAGAGGCAGAGGTCGTGGTGAAGTCGGAGGGCAGCTCTATATCTGCAGGTGAAAGCAATACCACCTTCTAG